One Halobaculum roseum DNA segment encodes these proteins:
- a CDS encoding thiolase domain-containing protein, whose protein sequence is MTGVRVAGVGLTPFGEHAGRTGRDLFAEAALAALDDAGVAGDDVEHLNYGNFMGALAERQGHQAPLMAEAAGLRCAGTRYEEACASAGVAVREAVRAVRSGENDVMLAGGMERMTNLSTADVTESLAVAADELFEVRAGVTFPGAYALMARAYFDEYGGGREDLAHVAAKNHANAVNNEYAQYQREITVEQALDSPAVASPLHLFDACPITDGASALVLVSEEYAEEHDLDAPVAITGTGQGGDRAALQDRTDMARTPAAADAAAEAYGDAGVAGDEVDVAEVHDCFTIAEVMALEALDFFDPGEGIGAARRGDTTRDGDLPVNLSGGLKAKGHPVGATGGSQIAEMTRILRGDHPNSDAVPDATVGLTHNAGGTVASAVVHVLEVAE, encoded by the coding sequence GCGGCGCTCGACGACGCCGGCGTCGCCGGCGACGACGTGGAGCACCTCAACTACGGCAACTTCATGGGCGCGCTCGCCGAGCGTCAGGGCCACCAGGCGCCGCTGATGGCCGAGGCCGCGGGGCTGCGCTGTGCGGGCACCCGGTACGAGGAGGCGTGCGCCTCCGCCGGCGTCGCCGTCCGCGAGGCGGTCCGCGCGGTCCGCTCGGGCGAGAACGACGTGATGCTCGCCGGCGGGATGGAGCGCATGACGAACCTCTCGACGGCGGACGTGACCGAGTCGCTCGCGGTCGCCGCCGACGAGCTGTTCGAGGTGCGCGCGGGCGTCACCTTCCCCGGCGCGTACGCGCTGATGGCCCGCGCGTACTTCGACGAGTACGGCGGGGGCCGCGAGGACCTCGCGCACGTGGCCGCGAAGAACCACGCCAACGCCGTGAACAACGAGTACGCGCAGTACCAGCGGGAGATCACCGTCGAGCAGGCGCTCGACTCGCCGGCGGTCGCCTCCCCGCTGCACCTGTTCGACGCCTGCCCGATCACGGACGGCGCGAGCGCGCTCGTGCTCGTCTCCGAGGAGTACGCCGAGGAACACGACCTGGACGCGCCGGTCGCGATAACCGGGACGGGACAGGGCGGCGACCGTGCCGCGCTGCAGGACCGCACGGACATGGCCCGCACGCCCGCCGCCGCCGACGCGGCCGCCGAGGCGTACGGCGACGCCGGTGTCGCCGGCGACGAGGTCGACGTGGCGGAGGTCCACGACTGCTTCACCATCGCGGAGGTGATGGCGCTTGAGGCGCTGGACTTCTTCGACCCCGGCGAGGGGATCGGCGCCGCCCGCCGCGGCGACACCACCCGCGACGGCGACCTCCCGGTGAACCTCTCGGGCGGGCTGAAGGCGAAGGGCCACCCGGTCGGCGCGACCGGCGGCTCGCAGATCGCGGAGATGACCCGCATCCTGCGCGGCGACCACCCCAACAGCGACGCCGTGCCCGACGCGACGGTCGGGCTCACCCACAACGCCGGCGGGACGGTCGCCAGCGCCGTCGTCCACGTGCTGGAGGTGGCGGAATGA
- a CDS encoding Zn-ribbon domain-containing OB-fold protein produces the protein MSDPEPDGPADTGYDEWADSLAEGGYYIECANGHGNLPPRRVCPDCGSTDLSEEPLPDTGEVATFSEVHVAPSGFGEEPPYVTAVIDFGLVRVTGIVRELSADEIGIGTAVRPDVERNDATGKRLVVFRPA, from the coding sequence ATGAGCGACCCCGAGCCCGACGGGCCCGCTGACACGGGCTACGACGAGTGGGCCGACTCGCTGGCAGAGGGCGGCTACTACATCGAGTGTGCGAACGGGCACGGGAACCTCCCGCCGCGGCGCGTGTGCCCGGACTGCGGGAGCACCGACCTCTCCGAGGAGCCGCTGCCCGATACCGGCGAGGTCGCCACGTTCTCCGAGGTCCACGTCGCGCCCTCCGGCTTCGGCGAGGAGCCGCCGTACGTCACCGCGGTCATCGACTTCGGCCTCGTCCGCGTCACCGGGATCGTCCGCGAGTTGTCCGCCGACGAGATCGGGATCGGGACCGCCGTGCGGCCGGACGTGGAGCGCAACGACGCGACGGGCAAGCGCCTGGTCGTGTTCCGGCCGGCGTAG
- a CDS encoding redoxin domain-containing protein — MLTTGDLAPDFSIVGVVRAERDEFSLSETTDAGNHVVLFFYPADFSPVCTPEMCAIRDADFFEATPNVVPWAISGDSTYAHRTFADAYDLGFPLLSDTDHSVAAAYDVKYEEWEGHRGMVKRGVFLIDPDRRVRYAWRSDDAYVKPDLWPLRQALDEAIRGGSVAGDLDEAVSVPDYDTDELERIE; from the coding sequence ATGCTGACCACGGGAGACCTCGCGCCCGATTTCTCGATCGTCGGCGTCGTCCGCGCCGAGCGCGACGAGTTCTCGCTGTCGGAGACGACCGACGCCGGGAACCACGTGGTGTTGTTCTTCTACCCGGCCGACTTCAGCCCGGTGTGTACGCCCGAGATGTGTGCCATCCGCGACGCCGACTTCTTCGAGGCCACCCCCAACGTCGTGCCGTGGGCCATCTCGGGCGACTCGACGTACGCGCACCGTACGTTCGCCGACGCCTATGACCTGGGGTTCCCGTTGCTGTCGGACACGGACCACAGCGTCGCGGCGGCGTACGACGTGAAGTACGAGGAATGGGAGGGCCACCGGGGAATGGTGAAACGCGGCGTCTTCCTGATCGACCCCGACCGGCGCGTCCGCTACGCGTGGCGCAGCGACGACGCGTACGTCAAACCGGACCTGTGGCCGTTGCGGCAGGCGCTCGACGAGGCGATCCGCGGCGGGAGCGTCGCAGGTGACCTCGACGAGGCCGTGTCCGTCCCCGACTACGACACCGACGAACTGGAACGGATCGAGTGA
- a CDS encoding alpha/beta fold hydrolase, with amino-acid sequence MTLRSKLSSTITYAALGAGLTVAATRALRAKAGQLEPPLRGIQRTYRWRGMDIAYTEAGDGDDETLVLLHGINAAGSAGEWREVFAALSKDYHVVAPDLPGFGRSDRPPLRYSAALYEDFVRDFLAEYDEPRVVASSLTGAYVAAVADGLDLADLTLVCPTAVAGPEPPKTAVRELIRAPIVGEAVFGLLASKPSIAYFNADHGYWDPEKAGDDWPDYEWRTTHQKNARFAPASFVSGFLNSDVDLADALATLDAPTTIVWGREADLPPLAEGRDLADAAGCELVVFDDAMLLPHVEFGDQFVGVVAGARPDETVTVEQEDGDD; translated from the coding sequence ATGACTCTCCGATCGAAGCTCTCCTCGACGATCACGTACGCCGCGCTCGGCGCCGGTCTCACGGTCGCGGCGACGCGCGCGCTTCGCGCGAAGGCGGGACAGCTCGAACCGCCGCTGCGCGGGATCCAGCGCACCTATCGCTGGCGCGGGATGGACATCGCCTACACCGAGGCCGGCGACGGGGACGACGAGACGCTCGTCCTCCTCCACGGGATCAACGCCGCCGGCTCCGCCGGCGAGTGGCGCGAGGTGTTCGCCGCGCTCTCGAAGGACTACCACGTCGTCGCCCCGGATCTCCCGGGGTTCGGGCGCTCCGATCGCCCGCCGCTGCGCTACTCGGCGGCGCTGTACGAGGACTTCGTCCGCGACTTCCTCGCGGAGTACGACGAGCCGCGCGTGGTCGCCTCGTCGCTGACGGGCGCGTACGTCGCCGCCGTCGCCGACGGCCTCGACCTCGCCGATCTCACGCTCGTGTGCCCGACCGCGGTCGCGGGGCCCGAGCCGCCCAAGACCGCGGTGCGGGAGCTGATCCGGGCGCCGATCGTCGGCGAGGCGGTCTTCGGGCTGCTCGCCTCCAAGCCCTCCATCGCCTACTTCAACGCCGACCACGGCTACTGGGACCCCGAGAAGGCCGGCGACGACTGGCCCGACTACGAGTGGCGCACGACCCACCAGAAGAACGCCCGCTTCGCCCCCGCGTCGTTCGTCTCCGGGTTCCTGAACAGCGACGTGGATCTCGCGGACGCGCTCGCGACGCTGGACGCGCCGACGACGATCGTGTGGGGACGGGAGGCCGACCTCCCGCCGCTCGCGGAGGGCCGCGACCTCGCGGACGCCGCCGGCTGCGAGCTGGTCGTGTTCGACGACGCGATGTTGCTCCCGCACGTGGAGTTCGGCGACCAGTTCGTCGGCGTCGTCGCCGGCGCACGCCCCGACGAGACGGTGACCGTCGAGCAGGAGGACGGCGACGACTGA
- a CDS encoding phosphotransferase family protein: MSDDSEAYVRRLVDPERLRSYLAAELGPADQFDVRRHPEGHSNETLFVTHGDRELVIRRPPPGETAETAHDVLREYRVMDALQDTAVPLPATVLGCDDHDALGSDFYVMERTAGDVLRDDEPERFAAPEHRRRVGEELVDALAAVHAVDPGTVGLGEFGRPAGFTERQVGRWAKQFRWAFEVTAEDREVPEIAEVTEWLRANVPADHEHALVHGDYKLDNVMFAPGTPPELVAVLDWELSALGDPLTDLGWMLSFWRDPGDPAPATPELTSTFMEREGYPSRRDLVARYEDATGIDYEHDRFYRTLAVYKLAALGEMFYRRYLEGNSDDPLYPTMETRVPALAQRCLRIVDGEEPL; the protein is encoded by the coding sequence ATGTCCGACGACTCCGAGGCGTACGTCCGACGCCTCGTCGACCCCGAGCGCCTCCGCTCGTATCTCGCGGCCGAGTTGGGCCCGGCCGACCAGTTCGACGTTCGCCGCCACCCGGAGGGCCACTCCAACGAGACGCTGTTCGTCACCCACGGCGACCGCGAGCTGGTGATCCGCCGGCCCCCGCCGGGCGAGACGGCCGAGACCGCCCACGACGTGCTCCGGGAGTACCGCGTGATGGACGCGCTGCAGGACACCGCCGTGCCGCTGCCGGCGACGGTGCTCGGGTGCGACGACCACGACGCGCTGGGCTCGGACTTCTACGTGATGGAGCGAACCGCGGGCGACGTGCTCCGCGACGACGAACCCGAGCGCTTCGCGGCGCCCGAGCACCGCCGTCGCGTCGGCGAGGAGCTGGTCGACGCCCTCGCGGCGGTCCACGCGGTCGACCCCGGGACGGTCGGCCTCGGCGAGTTCGGGCGTCCCGCGGGCTTCACCGAACGGCAGGTCGGCCGCTGGGCGAAGCAGTTCCGGTGGGCGTTCGAGGTGACCGCCGAGGACCGCGAGGTGCCCGAGATCGCCGAGGTCACCGAGTGGCTGCGGGCGAACGTCCCCGCCGACCACGAGCACGCGCTCGTCCACGGCGACTACAAGCTGGACAACGTCATGTTCGCGCCCGGGACGCCGCCCGAGTTGGTCGCCGTCCTCGACTGGGAGCTGTCGGCGCTGGGCGACCCGCTCACCGACCTGGGGTGGATGCTCTCCTTCTGGCGCGACCCCGGCGACCCCGCGCCGGCGACGCCGGAGCTCACCTCGACGTTCATGGAGCGCGAGGGGTACCCGAGTCGGCGGGATCTGGTCGCGCGCTACGAGGACGCGACCGGGATCGACTACGAGCACGACCGCTTCTACCGGACGCTCGCGGTGTACAAGCTCGCAGCCCTCGGCGAGATGTTCTACCGGCGGTACCTGGAGGGCAACAGCGACGACCCGCTGTACCCGACGATGGAGACGCGGGTGCCGGCGTTGGCACAGCGGTGTCTCCGGATCGTCGACGGCGAGGAGCCGTTGTAA
- a CDS encoding acyl-CoA dehydrogenase family protein, whose protein sequence is MEYDDSEAARALAERTREFVDEEVVPAEREVLGDGPVSDERLAELREAAREYDVFCPQIGEEFGGMGMAFRDVLPMFEQAGRSLLGAAACRVDAPDEGNMHTLELLGTDEQQARWLRPLVAGEISSGFSMTEPMQGGGSDPKMIRTSAEKDGDEWVIDGHKWWTTGGTEADVLIVMARTDPDAHPYEGTSLFLVPADTPGVNIVRDIPHVGGEVTGVGHAEIEYDGVRVPEENLLGNLNEGFAHAQQRLGPARLTHCMRFAGMAERALDVAKAYTSEREAFGGPIADKQAVRHDVADAETELHAVRTMVRDAADRIDRGEEARVQVAMSKTFAANTVQDIVDTALQLCGANGIGKDLPIGDFYESVRQFRIIDGADEVHRRVIARDAFSDVDESELANATRYGEPNG, encoded by the coding sequence ATGGAGTACGACGACAGCGAGGCGGCGCGTGCGCTCGCCGAGCGAACCCGGGAGTTCGTCGACGAGGAGGTCGTCCCCGCGGAGCGGGAGGTGCTCGGGGACGGCCCCGTGAGCGACGAGCGGCTCGCGGAGCTCCGGGAGGCGGCCCGCGAGTACGACGTGTTCTGCCCGCAGATCGGCGAGGAGTTCGGCGGCATGGGGATGGCCTTCCGCGACGTGTTGCCGATGTTCGAGCAGGCGGGGCGGTCGCTGTTGGGCGCGGCCGCCTGCCGCGTCGACGCACCCGACGAGGGGAACATGCACACGCTGGAGCTGCTCGGTACCGACGAGCAACAGGCGCGGTGGCTCAGACCGCTCGTCGCCGGCGAGATCTCCTCGGGCTTCTCGATGACCGAGCCGATGCAGGGCGGCGGCTCCGATCCGAAGATGATCCGCACGAGCGCCGAGAAGGACGGCGACGAGTGGGTCATCGACGGCCACAAGTGGTGGACCACCGGCGGCACCGAGGCGGACGTGCTCATCGTGATGGCGCGCACCGACCCCGACGCGCATCCGTACGAGGGCACGTCGCTGTTTCTCGTCCCCGCGGACACGCCGGGCGTGAATATCGTCCGCGACATCCCTCACGTGGGCGGCGAGGTGACCGGCGTCGGTCACGCGGAGATCGAGTACGACGGCGTCCGCGTCCCCGAGGAGAACCTCCTCGGGAACCTGAACGAGGGGTTCGCCCACGCACAGCAGCGGCTCGGCCCCGCCCGGCTCACTCACTGCATGCGCTTCGCCGGGATGGCCGAGCGCGCGCTCGACGTGGCGAAGGCCTACACCAGCGAGCGCGAGGCGTTCGGCGGCCCGATCGCGGACAAGCAGGCCGTCCGCCACGACGTCGCCGACGCGGAGACCGAGTTGCACGCCGTGCGGACGATGGTTCGCGACGCCGCCGACCGGATCGACCGCGGCGAGGAGGCGCGCGTGCAGGTGGCGATGAGCAAGACGTTCGCCGCCAACACGGTACAGGACATCGTCGACACCGCGCTCCAGCTGTGCGGCGCAAACGGCATCGGGAAGGACCTCCCGATCGGGGACTTCTACGAGTCGGTCCGGCAGTTCCGGATCATCGACGGCGCCGACGAGGTCCACCGGCGCGTCATCGCCCGCGACGCCTTCTCGGACGTGGACGAGTCGGAGCTGGCGAACGCGACGCGCTACGGCGAACCGAACGGGTAG
- a CDS encoding alpha/beta fold hydrolase, with product MVTLDADHEAWAAAQSETTAVVDGRELDVAYYEAGRDNDGPPAIFLHGIPTWSFLWRGIAPAVAEDRHVIVPDLVGYGNSQRTDDFDRSIRAQTGVIAELIADAGYDEVDLVAHDIGGGVALRFAAARPRQVRKLVLSNAACFDSWPVEYINSLGVPGVVEGWDDAEFEENMEFLFAEGAHGDADPAFVAGMREPWAREGGRPALARAAVATNTNHTTCIDYGAITAETLCLWGADDVLQPIDNAERLADAVAGDAEVVGLDDAYHWVTHDRTEAYRERVRTFLAD from the coding sequence ATGGTGACACTCGATGCGGACCACGAGGCGTGGGCGGCCGCCCAGTCGGAGACGACGGCGGTCGTCGACGGCCGGGAGCTGGACGTGGCGTACTACGAGGCCGGCCGCGACAACGACGGCCCGCCGGCGATCTTCCTCCACGGCATCCCGACGTGGTCGTTCCTCTGGCGGGGGATCGCCCCCGCGGTCGCCGAGGACAGACACGTGATCGTGCCCGACCTCGTCGGCTACGGAAACTCCCAGCGCACCGACGACTTCGACCGGTCGATCCGCGCGCAGACGGGCGTGATCGCCGAGCTGATCGCCGACGCGGGGTACGACGAGGTCGACCTCGTCGCCCACGACATCGGCGGCGGGGTCGCGCTGCGGTTCGCCGCGGCCCGCCCCCGACAGGTGCGGAAACTGGTGCTTTCGAACGCCGCCTGCTTCGACTCGTGGCCGGTGGAGTACATCAACTCCCTCGGCGTCCCGGGCGTCGTCGAGGGCTGGGACGACGCGGAGTTCGAGGAGAACATGGAGTTCCTGTTCGCCGAGGGCGCCCACGGCGACGCCGACCCGGCGTTCGTCGCGGGGATGCGGGAACCGTGGGCCCGCGAGGGCGGCCGGCCGGCGCTTGCGCGGGCGGCGGTCGCGACGAACACCAACCACACGACCTGCATCGACTACGGGGCGATCACCGCCGAGACGCTGTGTCTGTGGGGCGCCGACGACGTGCTCCAGCCGATCGACAACGCCGAGCGCCTCGCCGACGCCGTCGCCGGCGACGCCGAGGTCGTCGGCCTCGACGACGCCTACCACTGGGTTACCCACGACCGCACCGAGGCGTACCGCGAGCGGGTGCGGACGTTCCTCGCGGACTGA
- a CDS encoding acyl-CoA dehydrogenase family protein, with amino-acid sequence MSFQLSSEQEAIRDVVREFGENEIRPVAREHDETREYPHDLVEQAARYDLVAPTIPEEYGGAGMDLLTAVVVTEELWRADPGIGSAIGSRGFGTTMIREFGDEWMKEEWLPKVAAGDAATCSCISEPAHGSDVAGIETRAELDEEAGEWVLNGDKMWITNGTIADVAVVMAKTSPGERHRGITAFLVEADRDGFEPTKIDNKLGIRASDLAEIRLDDVRVPEDHVIGAVDQGFYQLMAFFAGGRTSVAAQAVGAAQGALDAAVEYAGEREQGGKTIQEYQAISHKLAEMATDVEAARSLTYRAASVVDADGDDQLAAKFASMAKLFASERAVEVADEGIQVHGGAGFVTDHPAERFYRDARITKIYEGTSEIQKNIISDQLL; translated from the coding sequence ATGTCGTTCCAGCTTTCGAGCGAGCAGGAGGCGATCCGGGACGTGGTCCGGGAGTTCGGGGAAAACGAGATCCGGCCCGTCGCGCGCGAACACGACGAGACGCGCGAGTATCCGCACGACCTCGTGGAGCAGGCCGCACGGTACGACCTGGTGGCGCCGACGATCCCCGAGGAGTACGGCGGCGCCGGGATGGACCTGCTGACCGCGGTGGTCGTGACCGAGGAGCTGTGGCGCGCGGACCCCGGGATCGGCTCGGCGATCGGCTCGCGCGGCTTCGGCACGACGATGATCCGGGAGTTCGGCGACGAGTGGATGAAGGAGGAGTGGCTCCCGAAGGTCGCCGCCGGCGACGCGGCCACCTGCTCGTGCATCTCCGAGCCCGCGCACGGCTCCGACGTGGCGGGTATCGAGACCCGCGCGGAGCTCGACGAGGAGGCCGGCGAGTGGGTGCTCAACGGCGACAAGATGTGGATCACGAACGGGACGATCGCCGACGTGGCGGTCGTGATGGCGAAGACCTCGCCCGGCGAACGCCACCGCGGCATCACCGCGTTCCTCGTCGAGGCCGACCGCGACGGGTTCGAGCCGACGAAGATCGACAACAAGCTCGGCATCCGCGCCTCCGACCTCGCGGAGATCCGCCTCGACGACGTGCGGGTCCCCGAGGACCACGTGATCGGCGCGGTCGATCAGGGCTTCTACCAGTTGATGGCGTTCTTCGCGGGGGGACGCACCTCCGTGGCCGCACAGGCCGTCGGCGCGGCCCAGGGCGCGCTCGACGCCGCCGTCGAGTACGCCGGGGAGCGCGAGCAGGGGGGCAAGACGATCCAGGAGTACCAGGCCATCTCCCACAAGCTCGCCGAGATGGCGACCGACGTGGAGGCGGCGCGGTCGCTGACGTACCGCGCGGCATCGGTCGTCGACGCCGACGGCGACGACCAGCTGGCCGCGAAGTTCGCGTCGATGGCGAAGCTGTTCGCCTCCGAGCGCGCCGTCGAGGTCGCCGACGAGGGGATCCAGGTGCACGGCGGCGCCGGCTTCGTCACGGACCACCCCGCCGAGCGCTTCTACCGCGACGCACGGATCACGAAGATCTACGAGGGGACCTCCGAGATCCAGAAGAACATCATCTCGGATCAGCTGCTGTGA
- a CDS encoding winged helix-turn-helix domain-containing protein — protein sequence MSDEVEEAAAGDAPEWDFSERDVAILEEVADNPGISSRELSRVLEDDYGIEVSHVTVSETLRKMRERGVFRDAIVPNEDYYAFGLFEFKFDPSNFAEEWRAAMEYIRDDPHTLLYFLSDGEYQWKSVMMFPSREAQSKWIHEFYKEHGAVVSNLRNHVVHNVLKFRTDPEIFRTLREE from the coding sequence ATGAGCGACGAGGTCGAAGAGGCCGCCGCCGGCGACGCCCCGGAGTGGGACTTCTCCGAACGAGACGTGGCGATCCTCGAGGAGGTCGCCGACAACCCCGGCATCTCCTCTCGGGAGCTGTCGCGGGTGCTGGAGGACGACTACGGTATCGAGGTCTCGCACGTCACCGTCAGCGAGACGCTCCGGAAGATGCGCGAGCGGGGCGTGTTCCGCGACGCCATCGTCCCGAACGAGGACTACTACGCCTTCGGCCTGTTCGAGTTCAAGTTCGACCCCTCGAACTTCGCGGAGGAGTGGCGCGCGGCGATGGAGTACATCCGCGACGACCCCCACACGCTGCTGTATTTCCTCTCTGACGGCGAGTACCAGTGGAAGTCGGTGATGATGTTCCCGAGCCGGGAGGCCCAGTCGAAGTGGATCCACGAGTTCTACAAGGAACACGGCGCGGTCGTCTCGAACCTCCGGAACCACGTCGTCCACAACGTCCTCAAGTTCCGCACCGACCCGGAGATCTTCCGGACCTTACGCGAGGAGTAG
- a CDS encoding SDR family NAD(P)-dependent oxidoreductase: MADRFSLSGDVAVITGASSGIGRAIAEEFAADGADVVVCSREQGNVDPVAEAINGAAEAAADADGDAEGDDEPGAAPAHGRCLAVECDVTDRDAVDALVEATVGEFGGLDVLVNNAGASFMAAFEDISANGWETVVDINLHGTFHCTQAAGDHLADGGGAVVNLASVAGRRAAQYMSHYGAAKAGVINLTETLALEWAGRDVRVNCIAPGFVATPGVEQQMGVSADEVDRGDVDRRIGTSEEIADIARFLASDAASYMTGETVAAQGVPQGEELPQQ, translated from the coding sequence ATCGCCGACCGCTTCTCGCTTTCGGGCGACGTGGCGGTGATCACGGGTGCCTCAAGCGGGATCGGCCGCGCGATCGCCGAGGAGTTCGCCGCCGACGGCGCCGACGTGGTCGTCTGCTCGCGCGAGCAGGGGAACGTCGACCCCGTCGCCGAGGCGATCAACGGGGCCGCGGAGGCTGCCGCCGACGCGGACGGCGATGCCGAGGGTGACGACGAGCCGGGTGCGGCCCCCGCTCACGGTCGCTGTCTCGCCGTCGAGTGCGACGTGACCGACCGCGACGCAGTCGACGCGCTCGTCGAGGCGACCGTCGGGGAGTTCGGCGGGCTCGACGTGCTCGTGAACAACGCGGGCGCGTCGTTCATGGCGGCCTTCGAGGACATCTCCGCGAACGGGTGGGAGACCGTCGTCGACATCAACCTCCACGGCACGTTCCACTGCACGCAGGCCGCCGGCGACCACCTCGCCGACGGCGGCGGCGCGGTGGTCAACCTCGCGAGCGTCGCGGGCCGACGTGCCGCCCAGTACATGAGCCATTACGGCGCGGCGAAGGCGGGCGTGATCAACCTCACCGAGACGCTCGCGCTGGAGTGGGCCGGCCGGGACGTGCGCGTCAACTGCATCGCTCCCGGGTTCGTGGCGACGCCGGGCGTCGAACAACAGATGGGCGTCTCTGCCGACGAGGTCGACCGGGGCGACGTGGACCGCCGGATCGGCACGAGCGAGGAGATCGCCGACATCGCCCGCTTCCTCGCGAGCGACGCCGCCAGCTACATGACCGGCGAGACGGTGGCGGCGCAGGGCGTCCCGCAGGGAGAGGAGCTCCCGCAGCAGTAA
- a CDS encoding VOC family protein: MVDDLDHGDPGREGQLHHVELYAAELDAVTPFWDWLLGELGYEPKEEWDGGRSWVNGPTYLVLVEADRPTERFDRTAPGLNHLAFHAASREQVDRLADGVRERADASLLYGDRHPFAGGYYALYCESPDGLKVEVVAPAE, translated from the coding sequence ATGGTTGATGACCTCGATCACGGCGACCCCGGCCGCGAGGGCCAGCTTCATCACGTCGAGCTGTACGCGGCGGAGCTCGACGCCGTTACTCCTTTCTGGGACTGGCTGCTGGGCGAACTCGGCTACGAGCCGAAGGAGGAGTGGGACGGCGGCCGCTCGTGGGTGAACGGGCCGACGTACCTGGTGTTGGTCGAGGCGGACCGGCCGACCGAACGCTTCGACCGAACCGCGCCCGGACTGAATCACCTCGCGTTTCACGCAGCCTCGCGCGAACAGGTGGACCGCCTCGCCGACGGCGTCCGCGAACGCGCGGACGCCTCACTGCTCTACGGGGATCGCCACCCCTTCGCCGGCGGGTACTACGCGCTCTACTGCGAGTCCCCGGACGGCCTGAAGGTCGAGGTCGTCGCCCCCGCGGAATAG
- a CDS encoding MarR family transcriptional regulator, protein MSDDGTDGDLGVLRHKRDATRYRILVEIAERQPAVSQREIADAIGITAQAVSEHLGDLADGGFVDREGRGRYRVTKEGVDWLISRTDELSEYLDHVTSDVLGDVEVETALADGPVEEGDRVGLSMREGVLHARRVADADGDAPDTDAASGGSDDAGATAVAVTSGESGDDIGVAEFDGVVDYELGAVTAVTVPGVRDGGSGAVDPDRLRDLAGDADLVVAAGTEALAALGRIDRDPDVRFGTVDAVREAAMRGLDVLLVVVAGDLAAHAEGLRETAVSYEVVDASRGT, encoded by the coding sequence GTGAGCGACGACGGCACGGACGGAGACCTCGGCGTTCTCCGACACAAGCGCGACGCGACGCGGTACCGCATCCTCGTCGAGATCGCCGAGCGCCAGCCCGCGGTGAGCCAACGCGAGATCGCCGACGCCATCGGGATCACCGCCCAGGCGGTCTCCGAACACCTCGGCGACCTCGCCGACGGCGGCTTCGTCGACCGCGAGGGGCGCGGACGCTACCGCGTGACGAAGGAGGGCGTCGACTGGCTCATCTCCCGGACCGACGAGCTCAGCGAGTACCTCGACCACGTCACGAGCGACGTGCTCGGCGACGTGGAGGTCGAGACCGCCCTCGCGGACGGTCCCGTCGAGGAGGGCGACCGCGTCGGCCTCTCGATGCGCGAGGGAGTCCTCCACGCGCGCCGGGTCGCCGACGCGGACGGCGACGCTCCCGACACGGACGCCGCGTCCGGTGGCTCGGACGACGCCGGCGCCACCGCGGTCGCCGTCACGTCCGGCGAGTCGGGCGACGACATCGGCGTCGCGGAGTTCGACGGCGTCGTCGACTACGAGCTGGGCGCCGTCACGGCCGTCACGGTCCCCGGCGTCCGCGACGGCGGGAGCGGCGCGGTCGACCCCGACCGACTGCGGGACCTCGCCGGCGACGCCGACCTCGTCGTCGCCGCGGGGACCGAGGCGCTGGCGGCACTGGGTCGCATCGACCGCGACCCCGACGTGCGCTTCGGCACCGTCGACGCCGTCCGCGAGGCCGCTATGCGCGGGCTCGACGTGCTGCTGGTCGTCGTTGCCGGCGACCTCGCGGCACACGCCGAGGGTCTCCGCGAGACGGCCGTCTCCTACGAGGTCGTCGACGCGTCCCGCGGGACGTAG